The Edaphobacter sp. 12200R-103 genome contains a region encoding:
- a CDS encoding carboxymuconolactone decarboxylase family protein, which produces MHPRFNYAKLSPGAYQAMFALEKYLAQSSIEKNLLHLIKFRVSQINGCAFCLDMHSKDLRALGETEQRLYSLDAWRECPYYTDRERAALAWAEALTLITQGHAPDAVYAQVSAEFSEQEVSDLTFAISAINAWNRLAISGRTTPGTYQPGKAHEAVTA; this is translated from the coding sequence ATGCACCCCCGTTTCAACTACGCCAAGCTGTCCCCCGGGGCCTACCAGGCCATGTTTGCACTCGAAAAATATCTCGCTCAGTCGAGCATCGAAAAGAACCTCCTTCACCTGATCAAGTTCCGCGTCTCACAGATCAACGGCTGCGCCTTCTGCCTCGACATGCATTCGAAGGATCTGCGCGCTTTGGGCGAGACAGAACAACGCCTCTACTCACTCGACGCCTGGCGCGAGTGCCCCTACTACACCGATCGTGAGCGCGCTGCCCTCGCCTGGGCCGAAGCCCTCACCCTTATCACCCAGGGGCACGCTCCCGACGCTGTGTACGCTCAGGTGAGCGCCGAGTTCAGCGAGCAGGAGGTCTCCGATCTCACGTTTGCCATTAGTGCCATCAATGCCTGGAACCGTCTCGCCATCTCCGGCCGCACCACTCCCGGAACCTACCAGCCTGGAAAGGCACATGAGGCCGTGACCGCCTGA
- a CDS encoding ribonuclease R family protein, with product MPGHPYKFTDRELLRRIESSTGQRAGYKQLIRELGLGGGRERRLLLEQLSRMTARGALVKTDREQWALPSATPERTARPSRSAPPSALHPTRERLVAGRIDMHRDGYAFVRPNGSNHREDDLFIPPNEINGAMQGDEVLVDEAPRDREGRRSGRVARVLTRRNPTVVGIFHYARPHRRSPWEEMPLVRGNYVSPFDERMTQPILILEGDEIVAESATAHRVLGEEAQKQRHLWTAAEDSLQPLEGLAVDVEILSFPTAGRPARGRVLEVLGPPDAFGVDVEIVIRKHHLPRIFPANVLAEAADSAKQTVETLSGDELSRRRDFRGLPIVTIDGETARDFDDAVYAQPLANGNWQLQVHIADVSHYVTPGTALDLEARLRGTSVYFPDRAIPMLPNDLSSGMCSLRPDEDRLVQSCLIEIDPSGEVVGFELCEGIIRSVRRMTYHEVQKILDGDAATRLEFSDLVNEFELMHQLALRLNAKRKRRGSLDFDLPEPVVQFDPDGNMQAIVRSERGWSHRLIEEFMLAANECVAHWIESNGIPGIYRVHETPDPKRIVEFEETAAQFGYTLGFSNLPVKKLQTRGDRRDAQRRGREAQTHEIPDAIPVTPQMYQRLTAKIQGKPEERILSYLMLRSLKQARYSEQNVGHFALASPSYTHFTSPIRRYPDLIVHRLLRYLLRSGADPQGFPIPSSEPQPWGAEKPAKKAEHSQRPKDEGLLPQDELNAIAAESSQAERRADDAERELIEWKKIRFMQDRVGEDFSGIILSCTKYGFFVELEELFIEGMVPIASLQDDRYFFRDTDRSIVGARNGRIFKIGLPVQVLLDRIDRQQRRLQFALMPSMYEDTGAPRSLRRSKRAVTNEEKSSPDRSGKPKRKAKTVKRDRKRKAKGKPRR from the coding sequence ATGCCGGGCCACCCATATAAGTTCACCGACCGCGAACTCCTCCGCCGCATCGAGAGCAGCACAGGACAGCGCGCGGGTTATAAGCAGCTTATCCGTGAACTGGGGCTGGGTGGCGGACGCGAACGGCGTCTGCTGCTCGAGCAACTCTCGCGCATGACTGCCCGCGGCGCCCTGGTCAAGACCGACCGCGAGCAGTGGGCGCTTCCTTCAGCGACTCCCGAGCGCACTGCCCGACCATCGCGCAGCGCTCCACCGTCGGCCCTGCACCCCACCCGCGAGCGGCTGGTCGCTGGTCGCATCGACATGCACCGCGACGGTTATGCTTTCGTCCGTCCTAACGGAAGCAATCATCGCGAGGATGATCTTTTCATCCCTCCCAACGAGATCAATGGTGCGATGCAGGGTGACGAGGTGCTGGTCGACGAAGCTCCGCGCGACCGCGAAGGCCGCCGCTCCGGCCGCGTCGCCCGCGTGCTGACGCGCCGCAACCCCACCGTCGTCGGCATCTTCCACTATGCACGTCCGCACCGGCGCAGCCCCTGGGAGGAGATGCCGCTGGTCCGCGGCAACTACGTCTCTCCGTTCGATGAACGCATGACCCAGCCGATCCTCATCCTCGAAGGAGATGAGATTGTTGCCGAATCCGCAACCGCGCATCGTGTCCTGGGTGAAGAGGCTCAGAAGCAGCGTCATCTCTGGACCGCGGCAGAAGATTCACTGCAGCCGCTGGAAGGTCTCGCCGTCGATGTCGAGATTCTCAGCTTTCCGACGGCTGGAAGGCCGGCGCGCGGTCGTGTGCTCGAAGTGCTTGGCCCTCCTGATGCCTTCGGCGTAGACGTTGAGATTGTTATCCGCAAGCACCATCTGCCACGTATCTTTCCTGCGAATGTGCTGGCTGAGGCGGCTGACTCCGCAAAACAGACCGTCGAGACCCTTTCGGGCGATGAATTGAGCCGGCGCCGCGATTTTCGCGGGCTTCCCATCGTTACCATCGACGGCGAGACCGCGCGCGACTTCGACGACGCTGTTTACGCTCAGCCGCTCGCCAACGGAAACTGGCAGCTCCAGGTCCACATCGCCGACGTCAGCCACTACGTTACGCCCGGCACGGCGCTCGACCTTGAAGCGAGGCTGCGCGGCACTTCGGTTTACTTTCCGGACCGCGCGATCCCGATGCTGCCCAACGATCTCTCAAGCGGCATGTGCAGCCTGCGCCCGGACGAGGATCGGCTCGTCCAAAGCTGCCTGATCGAGATCGATCCCAGCGGTGAGGTCGTCGGGTTCGAGCTTTGTGAAGGGATCATTCGCAGCGTGCGCCGCATGACCTATCACGAGGTACAGAAGATCCTGGACGGCGACGCCGCCACACGGCTCGAATTCAGCGACCTGGTCAATGAGTTTGAACTGATGCATCAGCTCGCCCTGCGTTTGAACGCAAAACGCAAACGGCGTGGGTCTCTCGACTTCGATCTTCCTGAGCCGGTCGTGCAGTTCGACCCGGACGGGAACATGCAAGCCATCGTGCGCTCAGAACGCGGCTGGTCGCATCGGCTGATCGAAGAGTTCATGCTCGCAGCCAACGAATGCGTCGCTCACTGGATCGAGAGCAACGGCATTCCCGGAATTTACCGCGTCCACGAAACCCCAGATCCGAAGCGCATCGTTGAGTTCGAGGAGACGGCCGCGCAGTTCGGCTACACGTTAGGCTTCAGCAACCTGCCGGTCAAAAAGCTACAGACCCGCGGCGATCGACGCGACGCACAGAGACGTGGACGTGAGGCGCAAACACATGAGATTCCGGACGCAATTCCTGTGACACCGCAGATGTATCAGCGGCTGACGGCAAAAATTCAGGGCAAACCGGAGGAGCGAATCCTCTCCTATCTGATGTTGAGATCGCTCAAACAGGCGCGCTACAGCGAGCAGAACGTCGGCCATTTCGCGCTTGCTTCGCCCAGCTACACGCACTTCACGTCACCGATCCGTCGCTATCCCGACCTTATCGTTCATCGGCTGCTTCGTTACCTGCTGCGCAGCGGCGCCGACCCTCAAGGCTTTCCGATCCCCAGCAGCGAGCCGCAGCCCTGGGGAGCGGAAAAGCCCGCGAAGAAAGCAGAGCACTCGCAGCGACCGAAGGACGAAGGTCTGCTGCCGCAGGACGAGCTGAATGCCATTGCAGCCGAGTCCAGCCAGGCGGAGCGGCGGGCCGACGATGCCGAGCGCGAGCTGATCGAGTGGAAGAAGATCCGTTTCATGCAGGACCGCGTCGGCGAAGACTTCAGCGGGATTATCCTCTCGTGCACGAAGTATGGCTTCTTCGTCGAACTGGAGGAGCTCTTCATTGAGGGCATGGTGCCTATAGCCAGTCTGCAGGACGACCGCTATTTCTTCCGCGACACGGACCGCTCCATCGTAGGAGCACGGAATGGACGCATCTTCAAGATTGGTCTGCCGGTACAGGTGCTGCTGGACCGCATCGACCGCCAGCAACGCAGGCTGCAGTTTGCCCTGATGCCCTCCATGTACGAGGACACTGGCGCTCCACGCTCTCTGCGGCGCTCGAAGAGAGCGGTGACGAATGAGGAAAAGAGCAGCCCTGATCGATCCGGCAAGCCGAAGCGCAAGGCGAAGACGGTCAAGCGTGATCGCAAGCGAAAGGCAAAGGGGAAGCCGCGCCGCTGA
- a CDS encoding oxidative damage protection protein gives MAHTVFCTRYKAEMEGLDEPPFDSDFGQKIYKNVSKKAWGEWIERQKMLLNEYRLQPWTREAQEFLVEQMNDFFFGEGGELPKEYVPPTK, from the coding sequence ATGGCTCACACGGTTTTTTGCACCAGATACAAGGCGGAGATGGAGGGGCTGGACGAGCCTCCGTTTGACTCTGACTTTGGCCAGAAGATCTATAAGAACGTCTCGAAGAAGGCCTGGGGTGAGTGGATCGAGCGCCAGAAGATGCTGCTCAACGAGTACCGTCTGCAACCCTGGACGCGCGAGGCCCAGGAGTTTCTGGTGGAGCAGATGAACGACTTCTTCTTCGGCGAAGGCGGCGAGCTTCCGAAGGAGTACGTTCCTCCCACGAAGTAA
- a CDS encoding DUF3800 domain-containing protein, with amino-acid sequence MLTAYLDESFDNGNEGFYAVGAVVGSGWGFLRAETLWKDLLAKHGMPVFKFNRVRRRPDVLRDFAEVIIKAELAAVGVIVEQVAFRNALRESNAHKQYKESPYLLLQHHIFVDLGMLPKEGRSRAGICFVCDENARYLDSMMRSYPKLIAMNPQSAPYLGSCTLGKDEEYIPLQIADLVAGELRRNALSFIENRDDFSPAIRMLQEHHSIGPVKYYDATVLNRIRSIVDAGGKDRE; translated from the coding sequence TTGTTAACCGCATATCTGGACGAGAGCTTTGATAACGGGAACGAAGGGTTCTATGCCGTGGGTGCTGTCGTCGGTAGCGGATGGGGGTTTCTGCGAGCCGAGACCTTATGGAAGGACTTGCTTGCCAAGCACGGTATGCCTGTTTTCAAGTTCAATCGCGTTCGAAGACGACCGGATGTATTGCGAGATTTTGCTGAAGTCATCATTAAAGCGGAGCTGGCGGCGGTTGGGGTAATCGTGGAGCAGGTCGCTTTTCGTAATGCACTTCGCGAGTCAAACGCTCATAAGCAGTACAAGGAGAGTCCTTATCTCCTTCTTCAGCACCATATCTTTGTTGATCTAGGGATGCTGCCCAAAGAGGGCAGGTCTCGTGCTGGCATCTGCTTTGTATGCGATGAGAACGCTCGTTACCTTGACTCCATGATGAGGTCATACCCGAAGCTAATAGCGATGAACCCTCAGAGTGCTCCATATCTAGGATCATGCACACTCGGCAAAGATGAAGAATATATTCCGCTCCAGATTGCAGACTTGGTAGCGGGAGAACTTCGCAGGAATGCGCTCTCGTTCATCGAGAACAGGGACGACTTCAGCCCAGCGATACGAATGTTACAAGAACACCATAGCATCGGACCTGTGAAGTATTACGACGCTACAGTGCTCAATCGAATCCGCTCAATCGTGGACGCTGGGGGTAAAGACCGTGAGTAA
- a CDS encoding DUF5597 domain-containing protein → MKSTGIGLVLFRKTAGMVLALSAFGQATHAAELPRLAHENGRYTLMVDGRPYFPLGAQVGNSSGWPEQLKNLWPKAEALHLNTLEVPVYWEQMEPREGVFDDTVVEDVVQQARAHHVRLVLSWFGTWKNGKMHYVPDWVKQDTQRFPRMLTRSGQKIDVLSANSDANLNADRKAFVHLMGVLKRVDGDQHTVIMVQVENESGALGSVRDFSPAAQKQFESAVPEALVKALGKRSGTWKQVFGDDADETFQAWSVAHYINQIAAAGKQEMPLPMYVNNWLKSPRGYPVLTIPGEDYPSGGPTSNMLAVWKAAAPAIDILAPDIYVPNTERYRDVMQQFKRPDNPLFIPETQGFGHFPGSQGAARNLFLAIGAGTIGFAPFGIDNFALVGADGKPDYEQVGLAQNYELLAPIAEELAALQFAGKVKTAAEEPGLEQIELTFGQWSALVSFPPEYTASADTGGLSPTAALHMGRVMVAQLGPDEFLVAGIDARVNFRLTPPAAAQAQLLTVEQGTYDGPTWKRTRLWNGDETDAGLNFKAPGSVVRVKLGTY, encoded by the coding sequence ATGAAGTCCACAGGGATTGGATTAGTGCTGTTTCGAAAAACGGCGGGGATGGTTCTTGCGCTGAGTGCGTTTGGCCAGGCTACACATGCAGCGGAGCTTCCACGACTGGCGCATGAGAACGGGCGCTACACCCTGATGGTGGATGGTCGGCCTTACTTCCCGTTGGGAGCGCAGGTGGGGAACTCGAGCGGCTGGCCCGAGCAGCTGAAGAATCTATGGCCCAAGGCAGAGGCGCTGCACCTCAACACGCTTGAGGTGCCCGTCTATTGGGAGCAGATGGAGCCGCGCGAGGGTGTCTTCGACGATACGGTGGTCGAGGATGTCGTGCAGCAGGCGCGGGCGCATCATGTGCGGCTGGTGCTGTCGTGGTTCGGGACGTGGAAGAACGGAAAGATGCATTACGTTCCCGACTGGGTGAAGCAGGACACCCAGCGGTTCCCGAGGATGCTGACGCGTAGCGGCCAGAAGATTGACGTACTGAGTGCAAACTCTGATGCGAATCTCAACGCCGATCGCAAGGCGTTTGTGCACCTGATGGGGGTGCTGAAGCGGGTCGATGGCGATCAGCACACCGTGATTATGGTGCAGGTGGAGAATGAGTCGGGTGCGCTGGGAAGCGTGCGGGACTTTTCGCCTGCTGCTCAGAAGCAATTTGAGAGTGCGGTGCCTGAGGCGTTGGTGAAGGCTCTTGGGAAGAGGTCGGGGACGTGGAAGCAGGTCTTTGGGGATGATGCCGATGAGACCTTTCAGGCGTGGAGCGTAGCCCATTACATCAACCAGATTGCAGCGGCGGGCAAGCAGGAGATGCCTCTGCCGATGTATGTGAACAACTGGTTGAAGAGTCCGCGTGGATATCCGGTGCTGACGATTCCCGGCGAGGATTATCCGAGCGGAGGGCCGACGAGCAATATGCTGGCAGTGTGGAAGGCAGCGGCTCCGGCGATCGATATTCTTGCGCCCGACATCTATGTGCCCAACACGGAGCGGTACCGCGATGTCATGCAGCAGTTCAAGCGGCCGGACAATCCGCTGTTCATTCCGGAGACGCAGGGGTTCGGGCATTTTCCAGGAAGCCAGGGTGCGGCACGGAATCTGTTTCTGGCGATTGGAGCGGGGACGATCGGGTTTGCTCCGTTTGGGATCGATAACTTTGCATTGGTGGGCGCGGATGGAAAACCCGACTATGAGCAGGTAGGCTTGGCGCAGAACTATGAGCTGCTGGCTCCGATCGCGGAGGAGCTGGCTGCGCTGCAGTTTGCAGGCAAGGTAAAGACAGCGGCGGAGGAGCCGGGCCTTGAGCAGATAGAGCTGACCTTCGGCCAGTGGAGCGCTCTGGTGAGTTTTCCTCCGGAGTACACGGCGAGCGCGGATACAGGTGGGCTTTCGCCGACGGCGGCGCTGCATATGGGGCGCGTGATGGTTGCGCAGCTGGGGCCGGATGAGTTTCTGGTGGCTGGAATTGATGCGCGAGTGAACTTTCGGCTTACCCCTCCTGCGGCTGCTCAGGCGCAGTTGCTGACGGTGGAGCAGGGGACATATGACGGGCCGACCTGGAAGCGCACGCGTCTGTGGAACGGCGACGAGACGGATGCGGGGTTGAACTTCAAGGCACCGGGTAGTGTGGTGCGGGTGAAGTTGGGAACGTACTGA
- a CDS encoding oligogalacturonate lyase family protein codes for MVLDDIELQVREDDRLKAEDNVNLKGLDTVRYVQALDSGVRMKSRMRFSVAALVLAGCAVWAGGQPIPKTWVDRDTGHRIYRVTDEPGSSGFYFNVNAYSPDGSIMVYTAPDGIHTMELATRNTHLLVPNPKVGEGVSPQERMRGGNHAIVVGRKTNSVFFTRMDASTHLQTVFKADLISGKVTRLATLPPRARISTVNADETLGAGVYTETEAGAAQEYGANSPRRGPLVQPEGKGAMMERRLAARIPVVLFTIDLKTGKVKELFHSTDWIGHLLFSPVDPTLLMYCHEGPWHKVDRIWTIRTDGTHNELRHKRTMLMEIAGHEFWGQDGKTVWYDWQLPKGEDFWLAGFDISTNKRVAYHLQRDEWSIHFNVNKGATLFCGDGGDPGQVAHSQNGEWINLFHPEWRQNDNSLEELNFWKPGVFHREKLVNMTHHNYRLEPNVRFSPDNKLIFFTSNMFGPSYVFAVEVAKAAPGANDVESTPELAAKYAPAPTATPADK; via the coding sequence ATGGTGCTGGATGATATTGAGCTGCAGGTTCGAGAGGATGACAGGTTGAAGGCAGAAGACAATGTGAATCTGAAGGGGCTCGATACAGTGCGGTATGTGCAGGCCCTTGATTCAGGAGTGCGTATGAAGAGCAGGATGAGATTCTCCGTGGCGGCATTGGTATTGGCTGGCTGTGCAGTGTGGGCTGGAGGTCAGCCGATTCCGAAGACATGGGTGGATCGCGATACGGGACATCGCATCTACCGCGTGACGGACGAGCCGGGATCGTCGGGCTTTTACTTCAACGTAAATGCATATTCTCCAGACGGCAGCATCATGGTCTATACGGCGCCGGATGGAATTCACACGATGGAGCTGGCCACGCGCAACACGCACCTGCTGGTGCCAAATCCGAAGGTGGGGGAGGGGGTATCTCCGCAGGAGAGGATGCGCGGTGGCAATCATGCCATCGTGGTGGGTCGCAAGACGAATAGTGTCTTCTTTACGCGCATGGATGCTTCGACGCATCTGCAGACGGTCTTCAAGGCCGACCTGATCTCGGGTAAGGTCACCAGGCTGGCCACGCTTCCTCCACGAGCACGTATTTCGACGGTCAATGCGGACGAGACTTTAGGAGCAGGTGTCTATACGGAGACTGAAGCCGGCGCGGCGCAGGAGTACGGAGCAAACTCACCGAGGCGCGGTCCCCTGGTTCAGCCGGAGGGCAAGGGCGCGATGATGGAGCGAAGGCTCGCAGCGAGGATTCCGGTCGTGCTGTTCACGATCGACCTGAAGACGGGCAAGGTGAAGGAGCTGTTTCATTCGACCGACTGGATCGGTCACCTGCTGTTTTCGCCTGTTGATCCTACGCTGCTGATGTACTGTCACGAGGGGCCATGGCACAAGGTGGATCGCATCTGGACGATCCGCACGGACGGCACGCATAACGAGTTGCGCCACAAGCGCACCATGCTGATGGAGATTGCCGGGCACGAGTTCTGGGGACAGGATGGCAAGACGGTTTGGTACGACTGGCAGCTTCCGAAGGGTGAGGACTTTTGGCTGGCGGGCTTCGATATCTCGACCAACAAGCGCGTGGCGTATCACCTGCAGCGCGATGAGTGGTCGATTCACTTCAACGTGAACAAGGGTGCGACGTTGTTCTGTGGAGACGGAGGCGATCCGGGGCAGGTGGCGCACTCGCAGAACGGCGAGTGGATCAATCTATTTCATCCGGAGTGGAGACAGAATGACAACAGCCTGGAGGAACTGAACTTCTGGAAGCCTGGCGTGTTCCATCGCGAGAAGTTGGTGAACATGACGCATCACAACTATCGGCTGGAGCCGAATGTGCGCTTCTCGCCGGACAACAAGTTGATCTTCTTCACCTCAAACATGTTTGGACCGAGCTATGTCTTTGCGGTGGAGGTGGCAAAGGCTGCTCCCGGCGCGAACGATGTCGAATCCACCCCTGAGCTGGCTGCGAAGTATGCTCCAGCTCCTACAGCGACCCCAGCCGACAAATAG
- a CDS encoding L-rhamnose mutarotase — MRRYAQVIQLLPQFREEYIRYHENVWPTVLATIEACNIRNYSIFLYGDLLVAYFEYHGEDFDADMRLMAADPETQRWWSIMDPMQEPVPGVQDGKRWLEIPEVFHFDGPPVAKSQ, encoded by the coding sequence ATGCGACGTTACGCACAGGTGATTCAACTTCTGCCGCAATTCCGGGAAGAGTATATCCGCTATCACGAGAACGTCTGGCCGACGGTGCTTGCCACCATTGAAGCATGCAACATTCGAAACTACTCCATCTTCCTGTACGGGGATTTGCTTGTGGCGTACTTCGAGTATCACGGCGAGGACTTTGATGCCGACATGAGGCTCATGGCCGCTGATCCGGAGACACAGCGTTGGTGGTCGATCATGGACCCGATGCAGGAGCCGGTACCCGGTGTGCAGGATGGCAAGCGCTGGCTGGAGATTCCCGAGGTCTTTCACTTTGATGGACCACCAGTGGCGAAGAGCCAGTAG
- a CDS encoding LssY C-terminal domain-containing protein: MEIRFLFIFRNGGLPIRQTPLYLGRALLLALLLCSARKMQACDQLPSGQTLWVRLSTPVSTYTAKPGDPIHAVLTRDLVCGDDVLLPAGSSVEGAVLSKRKVGFGIRHETAALELVFNHAITSTGNTIPLAARVEEVENARESVRDGVIQGIRSSNTFQGSISSSLIHLPTWNLYSDPILMVFKAAFPIFPEPEIHYPAGTDLRIKTTETFSPPPGAVAHDFVAQDPTPDAQLDQLIDQLPTRVVTKKNVDADVINLVFIGSEQMIHSAFHNAGWASSDPVSHRAVMKNLYALLNNSGYRQEPMTIFYLDGVPEDMNWQKSLNSYDRRDHLRIWQWRSEGYAQPVWISSSTHDTGAVLAIKHKGFMHHIAPNIDEERSAVVRDLSFAGCVQSVRYVSRSSSPVSLINATGDVMHTDNAVAVIKFKDCHPDFPQPGAEPASYKPGNHLFRFARRQILTFRNDIFRANIIYGSYQGTRMALTAMRHSSSTLPGTPASPPYTPAREAFTGVYSDPIDSKVPRRPYQLRTIH; encoded by the coding sequence ATGGAGATTCGATTCCTTTTTATCTTTAGAAATGGAGGGCTCCCCATCAGGCAAACCCCTCTTTACCTCGGTCGCGCACTCCTGCTGGCGTTGCTTCTGTGCTCCGCCCGCAAGATGCAGGCATGCGATCAGCTCCCCTCCGGACAGACTCTCTGGGTGCGCCTTTCCACGCCCGTTTCCACCTACACTGCAAAACCTGGCGATCCGATCCATGCCGTGCTCACCCGCGATCTGGTCTGCGGCGACGATGTCCTTCTCCCTGCCGGCTCCTCCGTCGAAGGCGCCGTGCTCAGCAAGCGCAAAGTAGGCTTCGGAATCCGGCATGAGACTGCAGCCCTCGAGCTCGTCTTCAATCACGCCATCACGTCCACCGGAAACACCATCCCTCTCGCTGCCCGTGTTGAAGAAGTCGAGAACGCCCGTGAATCCGTACGTGACGGGGTGATTCAAGGCATTCGCAGTTCCAACACCTTCCAGGGGAGTATCAGCAGCAGCCTCATCCATCTGCCTACGTGGAATCTGTACAGCGACCCGATCCTCATGGTCTTCAAAGCCGCATTTCCCATCTTTCCCGAGCCGGAGATCCACTACCCGGCCGGAACCGATCTCCGCATCAAAACCACAGAGACGTTTTCGCCGCCTCCCGGAGCCGTCGCTCACGATTTTGTGGCGCAGGACCCAACCCCCGACGCACAGCTCGACCAGCTCATCGATCAGCTCCCGACACGCGTCGTGACGAAGAAGAACGTCGATGCCGACGTCATCAACCTCGTCTTCATCGGATCCGAGCAGATGATCCATTCCGCCTTCCACAATGCCGGATGGGCAAGCTCGGATCCCGTCTCACACCGTGCCGTCATGAAGAACCTCTATGCCCTGCTGAACAACAGCGGCTACCGGCAGGAGCCCATGACTATCTTTTATCTGGACGGCGTACCCGAAGACATGAACTGGCAAAAGAGCCTCAACAGCTACGATCGACGAGACCATCTGCGCATCTGGCAGTGGAGATCGGAGGGCTACGCCCAGCCTGTCTGGATCAGTTCCTCCACCCACGATACTGGAGCAGTGCTGGCCATTAAGCACAAAGGCTTTATGCATCACATCGCTCCCAACATCGATGAGGAGCGTTCAGCCGTCGTTCGCGATCTCAGCTTTGCCGGTTGCGTACAGTCAGTCCGCTACGTCTCGCGCTCCAGTTCGCCCGTCTCACTGATAAACGCAACCGGCGATGTCATGCACACCGATAACGCTGTCGCCGTCATTAAATTCAAGGATTGCCATCCCGATTTTCCGCAACCGGGTGCCGAGCCAGCCTCCTACAAACCGGGCAATCACCTCTTTCGTTTCGCTCGCAGACAGATCCTTACCTTCCGCAACGACATCTTCCGTGCAAACATCATCTACGGGTCCTACCAGGGGACCCGCATGGCTCTTACGGCGATGCGCCACTCCTCGTCCACTCTGCCGGGCACACCTGCTTCTCCTCCGTATACGCCGGCGCGAGAGGCATTCACGGGAGTCTACTCCGATCCTATCGATTCGAAGGTCCCGCGGCGGCCTTATCAGCTTCGCACCATCCACTGA